One bacterium genomic region harbors:
- a CDS encoding acyltransferase family protein, whose product MLEQNRKILYIENLRILLTILIIMLHIAVTYGSAGSWYYYERSDDAISNILLTMFTAVVQSFSLGFFFLISAYFTPASFERKGLKSFLKSRLLHLGIPFVFYYFVINPLILYILKTIFMGEHVQSKNLFGPGPLWFVETLFIFNMVYALWAGFSGMEETGRQRLPPRNKNILVYLIILSFINFIIRMFCPAGKWFFDFQPAFYPGYISLFITGIIAGRNKWFDNFPETAGKRWLIVSLTLILLLPFIMFFSGAVNDVSPFLGGFTWQSLLYSSWEAFTGVGIIAGLFVIFRKKFNRQGDLAKIMSDNAYPVYIFHPPVIVFLAYSVRNVLMHPLLKFLFVSIAGVPLCFLISRYIIKKIPFAKKIL is encoded by the coding sequence ATGCTTGAACAAAATAGAAAAATACTTTATATCGAGAACCTGCGGATTTTGCTTACGATACTGATTATTATGCTTCATATAGCCGTGACATACGGCTCCGCCGGTTCATGGTATTATTATGAACGATCTGATGACGCAATCTCGAATATCTTATTGACAATGTTTACGGCTGTTGTCCAGTCTTTTTCCCTGGGTTTTTTCTTTTTAATATCCGCGTATTTCACGCCTGCTTCATTTGAACGAAAAGGCCTGAAAAGTTTTTTAAAAAGCCGCCTTTTACATCTGGGAATTCCATTTGTATTTTATTACTTCGTTATTAATCCCTTAATATTATATATTCTGAAAACCATTTTTATGGGAGAACATGTCCAGAGCAAAAATCTGTTCGGGCCCGGGCCTTTATGGTTTGTTGAAACCTTGTTTATTTTTAACATGGTTTACGCGTTATGGGCCGGTTTTTCCGGCATGGAGGAAACAGGACGTCAAAGATTGCCCCCGCGCAATAAAAATATTTTGGTATATTTGATAATCTTGTCTTTTATAAATTTTATTATTAGAATGTTTTGCCCTGCCGGAAAGTGGTTTTTTGATTTTCAGCCGGCGTTTTACCCGGGATATATCAGTTTATTTATAACCGGGATAATTGCAGGGAGAAATAAATGGTTTGATAATTTTCCAGAAACCGCCGGGAAAAGGTGGCTTATCGTGTCTCTCACGCTTATTTTACTTCTTCCTTTCATTATGTTTTTCAGCGGCGCCGTAAATGATGTTTCTCCTTTTCTCGGTGGATTTACATGGCAGTCACTGCTTTATTCTTCATGGGAGGCATTCACGGGTGTCGGAATTATCGCGGGGCTTTTTGTTATATTCCGTAAAAAGTTTAACCGGCAGGGCGATTTGGCGAAAATAATGTCTGATAACGCGTATCCGGTGTATATTTTCCACCCGCCGGTGATTGTTTTTCTTGCCTATTCTGTTAGAAATGTTTTAATGCATCCATTGTTGAAATTTTTATTTGTTTCAATTGCAGGTGTTCCATTGTGTTTTCTGATAAGCCGTTATATAATTAAAAAAATCCCGTTCGCGAAAAAAATATTATAG
- a CDS encoding helix-turn-helix transcriptional regulator, producing MKKYTIKTSGQIGVRIKERRKELGISQEELAEALDVTYQQVQRYENGSNKLNVENIQLIAEILSVPVSYFFGAREFIPISEKRASYAAREENKLLKSFRKIKNKSSQNMIMKVIKLAGKNKAG from the coding sequence ATGAAAAAATATACTATAAAAACAAGCGGGCAAATCGGTGTAAGGATTAAAGAGCGAAGAAAAGAACTTGGGATTTCGCAGGAAGAACTCGCGGAAGCATTAGATGTAACTTACCAGCAGGTCCAAAGATACGAAAACGGAAGCAATAAACTTAATGTAGAAAATATCCAGTTGATAGCGGAAATACTTTCTGTGCCGGTATCTTATTTCTTTGGAGCCAGGGAATTTATCCCAATTTCTGAAAAACGGGCTTCGTATGCGGCCAGGGAAGAAAATAAGCTTTTAAAATCCTTCAGAAAAATTAAAAATAAAAGTTCTCAAAATATGATTATGAAGGTTATTAAGCTTGCAGGGAAAAACAAGGCGGGATAA
- a CDS encoding type II toxin-antitoxin system VapC family toxin: MNLIERISSCKKISLDTSVFIYHFEENPRYLKLTQQILNFIASQKINAFCSELIILEILVQPYKKEGNDLIDRYEILLSNFPHLTILPVDRSVLRKAAELRARYHIKSPDAIHLASAINSESEIFIGNDRNLSKVDDVDVIFLDEYL, encoded by the coding sequence GTGAACCTGATTGAACGGATAAGTTCATGCAAAAAAATTTCGCTTGATACATCTGTTTTTATTTATCATTTTGAAGAAAACCCGCGCTATCTAAAACTCACCCAGCAGATTTTAAACTTCATTGCTTCCCAAAAAATCAATGCCTTTTGTTCTGAACTGATTATACTTGAAATACTGGTACAGCCCTATAAAAAAGAAGGGAATGACCTGATCGACCGCTACGAAATTTTATTAAGCAATTTCCCTCATTTGACCATTCTTCCGGTCGACCGTTCTGTTTTAAGGAAGGCTGCTGAACTCAGGGCAAGGTACCATATAAAAAGTCCCGATGCAATTCATCTTGCCAGCGCAATTAATTCCGAATCTGAAATTTTTATTGGGAATGATAGAAATTTATCAAAAGTAGATGATGTAGACGTGATTTTTTTAGATGAGTATTTATAG
- a CDS encoding GDSL-type esterase/lipase family protein: MKRIISAVFIFCLLAGCLKSSNKLSPLGEDAVILAFGDSLTFGTGARADESYPAILESLIGRKVVNVGVPGEITLSGLKRLPGLLDEYNPALLILCHGGNDLIRRMDEKQAVNNIKEMIS, encoded by the coding sequence ATGAAACGTATAATTTCAGCAGTTTTTATATTTTGCCTTTTAGCGGGATGCCTGAAAAGTTCGAATAAACTTTCTCCCCTGGGTGAAGATGCCGTAATACTCGCGTTTGGCGACAGCCTTACATTCGGCACGGGCGCGAGAGCGGACGAAAGCTACCCGGCAATTTTGGAGAGCCTTATTGGCCGCAAGGTAGTTAATGTTGGGGTGCCCGGGGAAATCACACTGAGCGGGCTGAAAAGGCTTCCCGGTTTGCTTGATGAATATAATCCTGCCTTATTAATTTTATGCCACGGCGGGAATGATTTAATTCGCAGGATGGATGAAAAACAGGCTGTAAACAACATAAAGGAAATGATAAGCTAA
- a CDS encoding 2Fe-2S iron-sulfur cluster-binding protein: MKFSSKKLGKNFKMINIIIDGKNLQMEEGKTILEAAREASIRIPTLCYHKMLTPYGSCRLCLVEVIRGGRTAIHSSCLYKVTEGLEVKTNTERLRKIRKIILELLLARCPDAEAVKALAEEYGITQVRISRKNKEDCILCGLCVRVCKEITGMNAINFTGRGSRKKVQTPFNKISETCIGCGACAYICPIKAIKIEEKVEI; encoded by the coding sequence ATGAAATTTAGCTCAAAAAAATTAGGCAAAAATTTTAAAATGATAAATATAATAATCGACGGCAAAAATTTACAAATGGAGGAAGGAAAAACAATCCTTGAGGCGGCCAGGGAAGCCAGTATAAGAATACCCACGCTTTGTTATCACAAAATGCTTACGCCTTACGGTTCATGCAGATTGTGCCTTGTTGAAGTTATCCGCGGCGGCCGCACGGCCATCCACTCGTCGTGCCTTTACAAGGTTACAGAAGGCCTTGAGGTTAAAACGAATACGGAGAGGTTGAGAAAAATCCGAAAGATTATTCTGGAGCTTTTGCTCGCAAGGTGTCCTGATGCTGAAGCGGTCAAAGCGCTCGCGGAGGAATATGGAATAACACAGGTAAGGATCAGCCGTAAAAATAAAGAGGACTGTATTTTGTGCGGCTTGTGTGTTCGCGTGTGCAAAGAAATAACAGGAATGAACGCGATAAATTTTACAGGGAGGGGCTCCCGGAAAAAAGTCCAAACCCCGTTTAATAAAATTTCCGAGACCTGTATCGGGTGTGGAGCCTGCGCCTATATTTGTCCAATAAAGGCTATAAAGATTGAAGAAAAGGTCGAAATATGA
- a CDS encoding NADH-quinone oxidoreductase subunit NuoF has translation MLCGGTGCISNKSFKVRDALQAEIKKRNLEEKTSVVITGCNAFCAKGPIIIVMPDGIFYHSVTEEIVPELVDEHLIKGKPFEKLMYVSEKTNTTIPKIKDIPFFARQTIVSLKNRGIIDPENIDDYIAINGYRALAKALSKMTPAEIIDEIKKSGLRGRGGAGFPAGLKWEMCRNARGNIKYVVCNADEGDPGAYMDRSIIELDPHSVLEGMLIAALAVGANEGYIYIRTEYPLARQRLETAIKQAREYGILGKNIFGTDFYCDIFIRQGSGAFVCGEATALVASIEGKYPEPRHKPPHLVDSGLWGKPTSLNNVETFATVPSIINNGAEWFNKIGTEKSKGTKVFSLVGKIQNSGLVEVPMGITLKEIIFDIGGGIPKGKKFKAVQTGGPSGGCIPESLLDLPVDYERLAGAGSIMGSGGMIVMDEDTCMVDVARYYIEFTNDESCGRCSSCRDGSSAILEILERICKGEGSEDDLVFLEELSAVIKDASMCGLGQSLPNPVLTTLRYFKDEYEAHIKEKKCPAKVCKTLIRYHIDEKKCTGCMLCAKNCASGAISGEAKKIHKIDLDKCVKCGLCMELCRFKAVVVE, from the coding sequence ATGCTTTGCGGCGGGACCGGTTGTATCTCAAACAAGTCTTTTAAGGTAAGGGACGCCCTTCAGGCTGAAATAAAAAAACGGAACCTGGAGGAAAAAACATCCGTCGTTATAACAGGGTGCAACGCGTTTTGCGCGAAAGGGCCGATCATTATTGTTATGCCGGACGGGATATTTTATCACAGCGTGACAGAGGAGATTGTCCCCGAGCTTGTGGATGAGCATCTTATAAAAGGTAAACCTTTCGAAAAACTCATGTATGTTTCGGAAAAGACAAATACCACGATCCCAAAAATCAAAGACATTCCTTTTTTCGCGAGGCAAACGATTGTTTCATTAAAAAACAGGGGAATAATAGACCCTGAAAATATAGATGATTACATCGCGATAAACGGTTACAGGGCACTCGCGAAGGCGCTTTCCAAAATGACGCCGGCGGAAATAATAGATGAGATAAAAAAATCTGGGCTTCGCGGAAGGGGCGGGGCCGGTTTTCCCGCGGGCTTAAAATGGGAGATGTGCAGGAATGCCCGGGGAAATATTAAATACGTGGTATGTAACGCTGATGAAGGTGATCCTGGCGCTTACATGGACAGGAGTATTATAGAACTTGACCCGCATTCTGTCCTTGAAGGCATGCTGATAGCTGCTCTTGCGGTAGGCGCGAACGAAGGATATATTTATATAAGGACCGAATATCCTCTTGCGAGGCAAAGGCTTGAGACCGCGATTAAACAGGCAAGAGAATACGGGATACTCGGCAAAAATATTTTCGGGACTGATTTTTATTGTGACATTTTTATCAGGCAGGGATCAGGCGCGTTTGTGTGCGGAGAGGCCACGGCGCTTGTCGCGTCGATAGAAGGAAAATACCCCGAACCGAGGCATAAACCGCCGCACCTTGTCGATTCAGGGCTCTGGGGGAAACCCACATCGCTGAACAATGTTGAGACTTTCGCGACGGTGCCTTCCATTATAAATAACGGCGCTGAATGGTTTAATAAAATCGGGACGGAAAAGAGCAAAGGGACAAAGGTATTTTCTCTTGTCGGCAAAATTCAAAACAGCGGGCTTGTGGAAGTCCCGATGGGGATTACTTTAAAGGAAATAATTTTTGACATAGGAGGAGGTATCCCGAAGGGCAAAAAATTTAAAGCGGTCCAGACTGGCGGGCCGTCAGGCGGGTGTATTCCCGAAAGCCTGCTGGACCTGCCCGTCGATTATGAAAGGCTCGCGGGAGCCGGTTCGATAATGGGTTCCGGCGGGATGATTGTCATGGACGAGGACACCTGTATGGTAGATGTGGCGCGGTATTATATCGAGTTTACAAACGACGAATCCTGCGGGAGATGTTCATCATGCAGGGACGGTTCGTCCGCGATACTTGAAATATTGGAAAGGATATGTAAAGGCGAAGGCAGTGAAGATGACCTTGTTTTTCTTGAGGAGCTTTCCGCGGTCATAAAGGACGCGTCAATGTGCGGGTTGGGGCAGAGCCTGCCGAACCCTGTTTTGACAACGCTCCGTTATTTTAAAGATGAATATGAAGCGCATATAAAAGAAAAAAAATGCCCTGCGAAAGTTTGCAAGACGCTGATAAGATATCATATTGATGAGAAAAAATGCACCGGATGCATGCTTTGCGCTAAAAATTGCGCAAGCGGTGCAATTTCGGGCGAAGCTAAAAAAATCCATAAAATTGATTTGGATAAATGCGTAAAATGCGGGCTGTGCATGGAACTGTGCAGGTTTAAGGCAGTGGTGGTGGAATAG
- a CDS encoding AbrB/MazE/SpoVT family DNA-binding domain-containing protein, protein MSSIVKVSGKNQIVVPKEARESLHIKSGTKLLVMVKEGRVILVPEPDDYVKALKGLGKEVWEESAEYLKKERENW, encoded by the coding sequence ATGTCATCAATAGTTAAAGTAAGCGGTAAAAACCAGATTGTTGTACCAAAAGAGGCAAGAGAATCCTTACATATAAAGAGCGGAACGAAACTTCTGGTAATGGTGAAAGAAGGAAGAGTCATTCTTGTCCCCGAGCCCGATGATTACGTTAAAGCCCTTAAGGGGTTAGGTAAAGAGGTATGGGAAGAGAGTGCTGAATATCTGAAAAAGGAAAGGGAAAACTGGTGA